The following are encoded in a window of Pirellulales bacterium genomic DNA:
- a CDS encoding beta-ketoacyl synthase N-terminal-like domain-containing protein encodes GISPREATVMDPQQRLLLEVGWEALEDAGIRPGGLAGSNTGVFIGISNNDFFLRFSQSSNWDRHIATGGAPSIAANRISYFLDLRGPSIAIDTACSSSLVAVHQACQSLKTGEINLAMAGGVNLILDDCWNQVLANAQMLSPTGRCHSFQSTADGYVRGEGGGMVILKRVSDAVKDGDRIIAVIKGHAVNQDGRSNGLTAPNGLAQQDVIRRALSMANIRADRVGYVEAHGTGTRIGDPIEFHALRTIVGRETPDRKTCYVGSVKSNIGHLEAAAGIAGLIKVILSLHHQYIPPSLLRADINEQLQPADFLKIADSGRVWESRDRRVAAVSSFGFGGTNAHVVVEEEAPAISPATPVALPQTSFPLAVCAHSSAALGVVARSYESWIREALQVDPTVRLGDLCAAVNGVRSQLPCRRVLNVRTSTDALRQLEELANDADRMAIPLHYAPVQALFVFGNTNPSDSAFAERLVALCDRFREAEFRARALVEAAYDPNGGDESRRHITFQVALCRLLVDLGVVPSGYVAKGSGELAARIAATMIPLTRQPLDSESLRGDSLMIAMGSDNPLAPSNEPVGDAWNWLLNQLATAYQSGFDIAWERLYGSDARRRTPPLPAYPWQREKYWPAGDRANNVNCTSSATDFRGAGGGPAIGDGAQRELSMEVDGGDRGVTNEDYLNTVFQMAETVFGSPSLELREFVVFCRPHAAAALRVTMTRSAHDSVHFRVLDNTLKGGSLGLKCCAEGAVYSLDKPTVPRGAV; translated from the coding sequence CGGGATCTCGCCGCGGGAGGCGACGGTGATGGACCCGCAGCAGCGATTGCTGCTGGAGGTGGGATGGGAGGCGTTGGAGGACGCGGGGATCCGCCCGGGCGGCCTGGCCGGGTCGAACACCGGCGTGTTCATCGGGATCAGCAATAACGATTTTTTCCTCCGATTCTCGCAATCGTCGAACTGGGATCGACACATCGCGACGGGCGGCGCGCCGAGTATTGCCGCCAATAGGATCTCATATTTCCTTGACCTGCGAGGCCCGAGCATCGCCATCGATACTGCGTGTTCATCGTCCCTCGTGGCGGTACACCAAGCATGCCAAAGCCTGAAGACTGGGGAGATCAACTTAGCCATGGCCGGTGGAGTCAACCTGATTTTAGATGATTGCTGGAATCAGGTGCTAGCCAATGCGCAAATGCTGTCGCCGACGGGGCGGTGTCACAGCTTTCAGTCTACCGCCGACGGATATGTCCGTGGCGAGGGCGGCGGCATGGTCATCCTTAAACGGGTGTCTGATGCGGTAAAAGACGGAGACCGGATCATCGCCGTAATTAAAGGACATGCGGTCAACCAGGACGGCCGAAGCAACGGATTGACGGCGCCGAACGGATTGGCCCAGCAGGACGTCATTCGCCGGGCGTTATCGATGGCGAATATACGAGCGGATCGGGTCGGCTATGTTGAGGCGCACGGTACGGGCACGCGCATAGGCGACCCCATCGAATTTCACGCGCTGCGGACGATTGTGGGACGGGAAACGCCGGATCGAAAGACGTGCTATGTCGGATCGGTCAAATCGAACATTGGCCATTTGGAGGCTGCGGCGGGGATTGCGGGTTTGATCAAAGTAATCTTGTCGCTTCACCATCAATACATTCCGCCTTCGTTGTTGCGAGCCGACATTAACGAGCAATTGCAGCCAGCGGATTTCTTGAAGATCGCGGACTCGGGAAGAGTCTGGGAGTCGCGCGATCGTCGCGTGGCAGCCGTGAGTTCATTCGGTTTCGGCGGGACGAACGCGCACGTCGTTGTGGAAGAAGAAGCCCCTGCAATCTCTCCGGCGACGCCGGTGGCGCTTCCGCAGACGTCATTTCCGCTTGCCGTGTGCGCTCACAGTTCTGCTGCATTGGGGGTAGTTGCCCGATCCTACGAATCGTGGATTCGAGAAGCACTGCAAGTTGACCCGACTGTCCGACTGGGCGATTTATGCGCGGCGGTAAATGGAGTGCGCAGCCAACTGCCATGTCGTCGCGTGCTGAATGTTCGCACGTCGACGGATGCGTTGAGACAGTTGGAGGAACTGGCGAATGACGCCGATCGGATGGCAATTCCTCTGCACTATGCTCCGGTACAGGCGTTATTCGTATTTGGCAATACCAACCCATCTGATTCGGCGTTCGCAGAACGACTTGTCGCGTTATGCGATCGATTTCGCGAAGCAGAATTTCGTGCGCGGGCGCTCGTCGAAGCGGCATATGATCCGAACGGGGGTGATGAGTCGCGACGGCACATCACGTTCCAAGTGGCCCTCTGTAGATTACTGGTCGACCTGGGGGTCGTGCCGAGCGGTTATGTGGCAAAGGGCTCGGGAGAGCTGGCGGCGAGAATCGCGGCCACCATGATTCCTTTGACGCGCCAACCACTCGATAGCGAGTCCCTCCGCGGAGATTCGTTAATGATCGCGATGGGCTCTGACAATCCTCTTGCGCCCTCGAACGAACCCGTCGGTGATGCATGGAATTGGCTGTTGAACCAGCTGGCGACTGCATATCAAAGTGGATTCGACATCGCGTGGGAACGACTTTACGGTAGCGATGCTCGGCGGCGCACGCCGCCGTTGCCGGCTTATCCTTGGCAGAGGGAAAAGTACTGGCCTGCGGGCGACCGAGCGAACAATGTGAATTGCACTTCGTCGGCAACGGATTTTCGCGGCGCGGGTGGCGGTCCCGCGATCGGCGATGGCGCGCAGCGCGAGTTGTCGATGGAAGTGGACGGTGGCGATCGTGGCGTGACAAATGAAGACTATCTAAACACGGTTTTTCAGATGGCCGAAACGGTTTTCGGAAGTCCGTCGCTGGAATTGCGAGAGTTCGTGGTTTTTTGTCGGCCGCACGCCGCTGCTGCTTTGCGTGTCACAATGACGCGCTCCGCGCACGACTCCGTTCACTTTCGCGTGCTCGACAATACGTTGAAAGGTGGTTCGTTAGGGTTGAAGTGTTGCGCAGAAGGGGCGGTATATTCGTTGGATAAACCGACCGTACCGAGGGGAGCCGTCTGA